One Diceros bicornis minor isolate mBicDic1 chromosome 27, mDicBic1.mat.cur, whole genome shotgun sequence genomic region harbors:
- the CLDN17 gene encoding claudin-17, whose protein sequence is MAFYPLQIAGLVLGFLGMVGTLTTTLLPQWRVSAFIGSNIIVFEKLWEGLWMNCVQQAKVRLQCKFYSSLLALPPALEAARAFMCVAVALSLIALLIGICGMKQIQCTGSNQRAKAYLLGTSGVLFILTGIFVLIPVCWTANIIIRNFYSPVVPIGQKRELGAALFLGWASTAVLFIAGGLLCAFCCCNRKKERHRYPAHGHFVSHTDKRRNMTLLSRTSTSYV, encoded by the coding sequence ATGGCATTTTATCCCCTGCAAATTGCTGGACTGGTTCTTGGGTTCCTCGGCATGGTCGGGACTCTCACCACCACCCTTCTGCCTCAGTGGAGAGTATCAGCTTTTATTGGCAGCAACATTATTGTCTTCGAAAAGCTCTGGGAAGGCCTCTGGATGAACTGTGTCCAACAAGCCAAGGTCAGGTTGCAGTGCAAGTTCTATAGTTCTTTACTGGCTCTCCCACCTGCCCTAGAAGCAGCCCGGGCCTTCATGTGTGTGGCTGTTGCTCTCTCCTTAATTGCTTTGCTTATTGGCATCTGTGGCATGAAGCAAATCCAGTGCACGGGCTCTAACCAGAGGGCCAAAGCATACCTTCTGGGAACTTCTGGAGTCCTCTTCATCCTGACGGGCATCTTCGTTCTGATTCCAGTGTGCTGGACAGCCAATATCATCATCAGGAATTTCTACAGCCCTGTCGTCCCCATAGGTCAGAAACGAGAGCTGGGAGCAGCACTTTTCCTTGGTTGGGCAAGCACCGCTGTCCTCTTTATTGCAGGAGGTCTGCTCTGTGCGTTCTGCTGTTgcaacagaaagaaggaaaggcacAGATATCCGGCCCACGGACATTTTGTGTCACACACAGATAAGCGAAGGAACATGACCCTGCTTAGTAGGACCTCCACCAGTTATGTCTAA